From the genome of Candidatus Nitrosocosmicus oleophilus, one region includes:
- a CDS encoding 4a-hydroxytetrahydrobiopterin dehydratase, which translates to MEDFEKEIKDLAGWEKVENKLKKDFKFKDFIEAFSFVTRIALISEKMNHHPDITISYNSVHIDLTTHDINSVSKNDIILAGKIEELI; encoded by the coding sequence ATGGAAGACTTTGAAAAAGAGATAAAGGATTTAGCAGGATGGGAGAAAGTAGAAAATAAACTGAAAAAGGACTTTAAATTTAAAGATTTTATTGAAGCTTTCAGTTTTGTTACAAGGATTGCGTTAATATCTGAAAAGATGAATCATCATCCAGACATTACAATATCATATAATAGTGTTCATATTGACCTAACAACGCATGATATAAACAGTGTAAGTAAAAATGATATAATATTAGCAGGAAAAATTGAGGAATTGATATGA
- the rtcA gene encoding RNA 3'-terminal phosphate cyclase encodes MLLVDGSIGEGGGQILRSAITISTIIGKPIKVTNIRSNRKDPGLKHQHVLTIQLLSRIFNIHTENVSLGSEWIRFEASKDNRFNEYDKPANDAIIADIGTAGSIPLLLQTLIPTIAISQKDLVIRLSGGTDVKFSPTIDYIKYVLRDAFSKIGIVFDINVLKRGFYPRGQGFVEIKIRKATDLHPIEFCNFKEVEPNIISIAARLPKHIPERQIGSAIATLEKKGIRYSKHKSVLENSESPGSSILVYTTSESGIYLGADSIGEKGVKAEIIGNRAAKKFIDDYEFQACIDQHLADMLVLPLSFVNGKSRYKISKITTHLLTNLEVIRMLNSIEYHFEKISENEFILSIEGNPVI; translated from the coding sequence ATGTTGTTAGTAGATGGTTCAATCGGCGAAGGAGGTGGACAGATTCTTAGAAGTGCAATAACGATTTCAACAATAATCGGGAAGCCAATAAAAGTGACAAATATAAGATCAAATAGAAAGGATCCTGGTTTGAAGCATCAGCATGTTTTAACAATTCAGCTACTTTCAAGGATATTTAACATACATACCGAAAATGTAAGTTTGGGTTCGGAATGGATCAGGTTTGAAGCATCTAAAGATAACAGATTCAATGAATATGATAAACCTGCAAATGATGCCATTATTGCGGACATCGGAACTGCAGGCAGTATACCACTACTGTTACAGACATTAATTCCAACAATAGCAATTTCTCAAAAAGACTTGGTAATTAGATTGTCAGGTGGAACCGATGTGAAATTTAGTCCAACCATAGATTACATAAAATATGTATTAAGAGATGCATTTTCTAAAATTGGAATCGTATTTGACATAAATGTCCTAAAAAGAGGATTTTACCCCAGAGGACAAGGGTTTGTCGAAATCAAAATAAGAAAAGCCACTGATCTTCATCCAATAGAGTTTTGTAATTTCAAAGAAGTTGAACCGAACATAATAAGCATAGCAGCAAGGTTGCCAAAACACATTCCAGAGAGACAGATTGGAAGTGCAATAGCAACTTTGGAGAAAAAAGGCATAAGGTACTCTAAACACAAATCTGTTTTAGAAAATTCAGAGAGTCCGGGATCTTCAATTCTAGTATACACTACTTCAGAATCAGGTATATATTTGGGGGCTGATTCTATCGGCGAAAAGGGCGTCAAAGCAGAAATAATAGGAAATAGAGCTGCAAAGAAATTCATAGATGATTATGAATTTCAAGCATGTATTGATCAACATCTAGCGGATATGCTAGTCTTGCCATTGAGCTTTGTTAATGGGAAATCCAGGTACAAAATATCAAAAATAACGACACATCTATTAACAAATTTGGAAGTGATTAGAATGCTCAATTCTATAGAATATCATTTTGAGAAAATCTCTGAAAACGAATTCATACTATCGATTGAAGGTAATCCAGTTATTTGA
- a CDS encoding Snf7 family protein has product MFLTNVLITDDLMEKSGQFYYDVNSAISVINTQISQLKLMDKKFSNIDANFSSKITQNIKSGNNARANIIANELSAMRRLRKNTHNATTALEVVAIRFTTITEFSTIMDTINPTVEMLQDIQKDLSKAVPSATDVLNDIHTLTGDVLINSNINTDDGKIASVIDKDALAILSDVQNSLEDEAKEKLPEVPVSVISKRPSINLKDDILNSGQVLLES; this is encoded by the coding sequence TTGTTTTTAACAAATGTACTGATTACTGATGATTTGATGGAAAAAAGTGGCCAGTTCTATTATGATGTTAACAGCGCTATCTCTGTGATAAATACGCAAATCTCGCAACTCAAACTAATGGATAAAAAATTTTCTAATATTGATGCTAACTTTAGCTCCAAAATAACTCAAAATATAAAATCAGGAAATAATGCACGTGCAAATATCATTGCAAATGAGTTATCTGCTATGAGAAGACTTAGAAAGAACACTCACAATGCAACAACGGCTTTAGAAGTGGTTGCAATCCGATTCACTACAATAACCGAATTCTCAACTATTATGGATACAATTAACCCGACAGTAGAAATGCTCCAAGATATTCAGAAAGATCTTTCAAAGGCTGTTCCGTCTGCAACCGATGTTTTGAATGACATTCATACACTAACTGGCGATGTATTAATTAATTCTAATATTAACACCGATGATGGTAAAATAGCATCTGTTATCGACAAAGATGCTTTGGCCATATTAAGTGATGTTCAAAATAGTTTGGAAGACGAGGCAAAAGAAAAACTACCCGAAGTTCCAGTGTCTGTCATTTCAAAGAGACCCAGTATTAATTTAAAGGATGATATACTTAATAGCGGACAGGTATTGTTAGAAAGCTAG
- a CDS encoding Zn-ribbon domain-containing OB-fold protein → MTQSKPKNQSSRDRFIEFAKNGNIILNQCNKCNNIILETVYYCDKCFSSSFKQISYIGKGTVVTYTIQAVAPEGFEDVNSYAWVIFKLDDCNINVSGFLPGISSPSDLPLGSKIKVVDFHEKHGLILQKYQ, encoded by the coding sequence TTGACCCAATCAAAGCCAAAGAATCAAAGCTCCCGGGATCGGTTCATCGAATTTGCAAAGAATGGGAACATAATTCTTAATCAATGCAATAAATGCAATAATATTATACTAGAAACTGTATATTATTGCGATAAATGTTTTTCTAGCTCTTTTAAACAAATATCATATATCGGTAAGGGCACAGTTGTAACATATACAATTCAAGCAGTCGCTCCAGAAGGATTCGAAGATGTCAATTCGTATGCTTGGGTTATTTTTAAATTAGATGATTGTAACATAAATGTTTCCGGGTTTCTACCTGGAATATCTTCACCTTCTGATCTACCATTGGGTTCTAAAATCAAAGTGGTTGATTTCCACGAAAAACATGGTTTAATATTGCAAAAATATCAGTAG
- a CDS encoding ATP-binding protein — protein MKILSKTGDEILLLAVTNDFANKGDYFVIEDFNNNKKLLVQFYDEEYFSSSSIVEEIIKDEVISKFSTENIFDPLEITNLSQTIRDVRIFKTKIRASIDNENQISTDVDWVPSRVNSKIVKIGLNEIKALLKKNMQYPISLGKCGSDNQNFEIFAEDLDGKLNIITGKKETGKSHLSKILINSLMQYGAYVIVFDLNNEYSGLSCNVDGMPSSISDKLLLLNPGRELKFNLTYFGKPSISNMLKNALDMPSASLREFFRIWDSLENKKILSLFELGKAFGTWTINELVRDALLSRFHMINSSRLFSSNNVNERGFQFEDVIKTKPKGAAMIVNMSRISPVVRRMIVELVMNKLIELLEKSLIPPIFIFAEEAQLYIRDTYWEDLITRMRHFGIYSTFITNQPDAINDTIYRQVDNIFLFNFTNDSDLEKISKVSLVDSSTIKSLVKTLSHRNCLAIGKAVSNLPMVIKIKPVDMLTLGETKKFFK, from the coding sequence ATGAAAATTCTATCAAAAACAGGCGATGAAATTCTCTTACTTGCGGTAACAAATGATTTTGCAAATAAGGGTGACTATTTTGTTATTGAAGATTTTAACAATAATAAGAAACTACTTGTTCAATTCTATGACGAAGAGTATTTTTCATCATCTTCCATTGTGGAGGAGATAATAAAGGATGAGGTGATTTCTAAATTTAGTACTGAAAATATTTTTGATCCCTTGGAGATCACCAATCTATCTCAAACAATACGGGATGTCAGGATCTTTAAAACTAAAATAAGGGCTTCTATTGATAATGAAAATCAAATATCAACTGATGTGGATTGGGTACCATCAAGAGTAAACTCCAAGATAGTCAAAATTGGGTTAAACGAGATAAAGGCTTTATTAAAGAAAAACATGCAATATCCAATATCATTAGGTAAATGCGGATCTGATAATCAAAACTTTGAAATTTTTGCTGAAGATCTAGATGGTAAGCTAAATATAATCACAGGTAAGAAAGAAACCGGTAAATCTCATCTTTCAAAAATATTGATCAACTCTCTCATGCAATATGGAGCCTATGTAATAGTGTTTGATTTAAATAATGAGTATAGTGGGCTGTCCTGTAATGTTGATGGGATGCCCTCATCTATAAGCGATAAGCTTCTTTTGTTAAATCCTGGAAGAGAATTGAAATTCAACTTAACATATTTTGGAAAACCTTCTATTTCTAATATGTTAAAAAATGCATTAGATATGCCTTCTGCTTCACTAAGAGAGTTTTTTAGGATATGGGATTCGCTAGAAAACAAAAAGATACTTAGTCTATTTGAGCTTGGTAAGGCTTTTGGAACTTGGACTATTAATGAATTGGTGAGGGATGCACTATTATCCCGTTTCCACATGATTAATTCCTCACGATTGTTTTCGTCCAATAATGTTAACGAAAGAGGGTTTCAATTTGAGGATGTAATAAAAACAAAACCAAAGGGGGCTGCTATGATAGTTAATATGAGCAGGATTTCTCCTGTGGTAAGACGAATGATTGTTGAGCTCGTGATGAATAAATTGATTGAATTATTGGAAAAATCCCTAATTCCACCAATTTTCATATTTGCTGAAGAAGCTCAACTGTATATTCGTGATACATATTGGGAAGATCTAATAACCAGAATGAGACATTTTGGAATTTATTCTACATTTATTACAAATCAGCCAGATGCTATAAATGATACTATATATAGACAGGTTGATAATATTTTTTTATTCAATTTTACAAACGATTCTGATCTCGAAAAAATTTCAAAGGTGTCGTTAGTAGACTCCTCAACTATCAAGTCGTTGGTCAAGACACTTTCGCACAGAAATTGTTTAGCAATCGGAAAGGCCGTGTCAAATTTGCCAATGGTGATTAAAATAAAACCCGTTGATATGTTGACTCTTGGAGAAACAAAAAAATTTTTCAAATAA
- a CDS encoding carbon-nitrogen hydrolase family protein: MVRVSIVQMKSSPDKEENLAFSLKQIEQSAKKEAKIICFPEFQMSFSPPSQSSKELFSISESLNGNFVKQLKKSAKENNIFIVGSIYEHTNLISTNMKQEKENQINKNSYRVYDTVVLINERGKLISYYRKLHLYDALGFKESTKLLAGSKLFSPIISPLGKLGTLVCYDLRFPELSRILAIKGSNALIAPSGWVQGTMKEDHWLIMCRARAIENGVYLIAPNQIGNIFCGRSLVVDPFGVVVVDMGNSEGFEIIDLDLSRIDVIRKSLPLLKNRRRDLYHIH; encoded by the coding sequence ATGGTAAGGGTTTCGATTGTCCAAATGAAGTCGTCACCAGACAAAGAGGAAAATCTGGCTTTCTCTTTGAAACAGATTGAGCAATCTGCAAAAAAAGAAGCAAAGATTATTTGCTTCCCCGAATTCCAAATGTCTTTTTCTCCCCCATCACAATCTAGCAAAGAATTGTTTTCAATTTCCGAATCCCTGAATGGTAATTTTGTTAAGCAATTGAAGAAAAGTGCCAAAGAAAACAATATCTTTATTGTTGGTTCCATTTATGAACATACAAATCTAATATCAACCAATATGAAGCAGGAAAAGGAGAATCAAATAAACAAAAATTCTTACCGTGTTTATGATACAGTGGTATTAATAAATGAACGGGGAAAATTAATCTCTTATTATAGGAAGCTACATCTTTATGATGCACTTGGTTTTAAGGAATCCACCAAGTTATTGGCTGGAAGTAAACTATTTTCCCCTATTATTTCTCCTTTGGGTAAACTTGGGACTTTGGTTTGTTATGATTTGCGGTTCCCAGAACTTTCTCGAATCCTTGCTATTAAGGGATCTAATGCATTGATAGCTCCGTCTGGTTGGGTACAGGGAACAATGAAAGAAGATCATTGGTTAATAATGTGCAGAGCTAGAGCAATAGAGAACGGAGTTTATCTGATTGCTCCCAATCAAATTGGCAATATTTTCTGTGGTCGCAGTTTAGTTGTTGATCCTTTTGGCGTTGTCGTCGTCGATATGGGTAATTCAGAAGGATTTGAGATTATAGATTTGGATCTATCTAGGATTGACGTGATTAGAAAAAGCCTTCCCTTGTTAAAGAATAGGCGGAGGGATTTGTACCACATACACTAG
- a CDS encoding thiolase domain-containing protein yields MGEKVYVLGAGSTKYGKLHESIIEIALNASRDAIESAGITPRDVKAGYISNVFGVADKQVHMAPVIMSNLGIPDVPGLTIESACGSGSVMFREAFANVSAGFYDCVLALGVEKVTHTSTVESTTLFSYCSDFFYEGGNGASFPGLFGSMARAYLATYKATEEDLARVAVKNHENGFLNPKAHVRKKITIDDVLKSPVVASPLKLYDCCPFSDGASAVILCNEEFAKKSGNPYMEVVGSGRGASPASVQSRKDITTIPSTVEAALQAYKMANLSPKDIDFVEVHDCFTIAELIDIEDLGFYPKGSAAQAVREGRTRLNSDITVNPSGGLKSKGHPIGATGVGQVVEVFEQFTNKAGERTVKDAEIAMTHNFGATGASAAVHIFKKIK; encoded by the coding sequence ATGGGTGAAAAGGTCTATGTACTTGGTGCTGGCAGTACAAAGTATGGCAAATTACATGAGAGTATTATTGAGATAGCCTTGAATGCTTCAAGAGATGCCATTGAATCAGCTGGTATAACTCCAAGAGACGTGAAAGCTGGATACATTTCGAACGTCTTTGGTGTGGCTGATAAACAGGTTCACATGGCTCCGGTAATTATGAGTAACCTTGGGATCCCTGATGTACCTGGACTTACCATTGAATCTGCATGTGGTTCTGGCTCTGTTATGTTTAGAGAAGCTTTTGCAAATGTATCTGCTGGATTTTATGATTGTGTTTTAGCACTGGGAGTTGAAAAAGTAACTCATACCAGTACTGTTGAAAGCACAACACTCTTTTCCTATTGTTCTGATTTTTTTTATGAGGGGGGTAACGGAGCATCGTTTCCCGGTCTTTTTGGTTCGATGGCTAGAGCCTATCTGGCTACTTATAAAGCGACAGAGGAAGATCTGGCCCGAGTGGCTGTTAAAAATCATGAAAATGGATTTCTTAATCCAAAAGCCCATGTAAGGAAGAAAATTACTATAGATGATGTGTTAAAATCTCCTGTGGTTGCCTCTCCACTAAAGTTATATGATTGCTGCCCTTTCTCTGACGGTGCCTCAGCTGTGATATTATGTAATGAGGAATTCGCAAAAAAAAGCGGAAATCCATATATGGAAGTAGTGGGCTCAGGCAGGGGTGCATCACCTGCTTCAGTCCAATCTAGAAAAGATATAACCACTATTCCAAGTACCGTTGAAGCGGCCCTTCAAGCTTATAAAATGGCAAATCTATCTCCAAAAGATATTGATTTTGTTGAAGTGCACGATTGTTTTACCATAGCCGAATTAATAGATATCGAAGATTTAGGATTCTATCCAAAGGGTTCTGCTGCTCAGGCTGTTAGAGAGGGGCGGACCAGATTAAATAGCGATATTACTGTTAACCCTTCAGGCGGTTTGAAATCTAAAGGCCATCCAATAGGAGCCACCGGTGTTGGTCAAGTTGTAGAAGTATTTGAGCAATTTACAAATAAAGCTGGAGAGCGAACGGTTAAAGATGCTGAGATAGCCATGACTCATAATTTTGGAGCTACCGGGGCTAGCGCAGCAGTACATATATTCAAGAAAATAAAATAG
- a CDS encoding phosphate signaling complex PhoU family protein has product MVRLLDLGLTKVSSIIFDMAGLAENTVSKAITSYKDDDTSTKNQIFESSAKLRFLQDEVSELCIELIARFQPVATDLRYIKSCMELSYVFSRFGRYAFDIITVLEILGPLELCDKSSVMRMSKLVLEMMDLGISALRLRDNSILAKIYEMEEMVDVLYRKSTRESSQIVIANNYSDNRCNISTALILKYLERISDHACYIADSVNYIETGMASPRR; this is encoded by the coding sequence TTGGTACGATTACTTGATTTAGGGCTGACTAAGGTTAGCAGCATTATTTTTGATATGGCTGGTTTAGCTGAAAATACAGTGTCCAAAGCTATTACATCCTATAAGGATGATGATACCTCCACAAAAAATCAAATATTTGAGTCGTCTGCAAAACTGCGTTTTCTTCAGGATGAAGTATCGGAATTATGTATCGAATTGATTGCTCGATTCCAGCCTGTGGCAACAGACTTGAGATACATAAAATCTTGTATGGAGCTATCTTATGTTTTTTCAAGATTCGGTAGATATGCTTTTGATATTATTACAGTATTAGAAATTCTAGGACCATTAGAATTGTGCGATAAGTCTTCAGTAATGCGCATGTCAAAACTTGTATTAGAGATGATGGATCTTGGGATATCTGCATTACGATTGCGGGATAATTCTATTTTAGCCAAAATTTATGAAATGGAGGAAATGGTTGATGTGTTATATAGAAAAAGTACGCGTGAATCATCTCAAATTGTCATCGCAAACAATTATTCAGATAACAGATGCAATATCTCCACCGCTTTAATTCTAAAGTATTTGGAACGCATTTCTGATCATGCATGCTATATTGCAGATTCAGTTAATTATATCGAAACTGGTATGGCTAGTCCAAGAAGATAA
- a CDS encoding HD domain-containing protein, producing the protein MSKDSDNKNNFIKTGFTKLLKPFEDSMNEVEKISKAFGLALRIYSSMTRKYQYDKIEPQINHSLRVALILNEEMNSDSSDLVCSALLHDIFNKQEVPKETKDYIKKEISEKTFTTVSFFSKYSDSESNKNEELKIEKLFGKIKQSDSMIKNIILAERLDELRSLKNSRRKDKIARIKEETQKYFVPLAETTNEKILLKLVIALYELK; encoded by the coding sequence ATGTCTAAGGATAGTGATAATAAGAATAATTTCATTAAAACAGGATTTACCAAATTATTAAAACCTTTTGAGGATTCAATGAACGAAGTAGAAAAAATTTCGAAAGCCTTCGGATTAGCATTGAGGATTTACAGTAGTATGACTAGAAAATACCAATATGATAAAATTGAACCTCAAATCAATCATTCACTAAGAGTAGCATTAATTCTAAACGAAGAGATGAACTCAGATAGTTCAGATCTGGTTTGTTCTGCACTACTTCATGATATTTTCAATAAACAAGAAGTACCCAAAGAGACGAAAGACTACATAAAAAAAGAGATTAGCGAAAAAACATTCACAACTGTATCATTTTTTAGCAAATATTCCGATTCAGAATCCAACAAGAATGAAGAATTAAAAATAGAAAAACTGTTTGGCAAAATAAAACAATCAGACAGCATGATAAAAAACATTATTCTGGCTGAACGACTAGATGAACTTCGATCGTTGAAAAATTCGAGAAGGAAGGACAAAATAGCAAGAATTAAGGAAGAAACACAGAAATATTTTGTACCATTGGCAGAAACAACTAACGAAAAAATCTTGTTAAAACTGGTGATAGCGCTTTATGAATTGAAGTAA
- a CDS encoding DNA double-strand break repair nuclease NurA — protein sequence MKKSLINNFSNSYFCKDYRNLIENKKLVFVDDDEGVPIQNWGIHSEKYANLKINGIELVEKEKLVFGIDSSCIKVAEVEDGGLYAVKGSICISFKGKPAAHLKIGPLIFYLNEEALQNLRLEHNVSKLILFNDDYAKKFLRVNIERYIQFWLSKLVSNSIILVDGSLKSSIFENHFYDISKTIENSVINKNSLIGISKNSKIKILKYLSYPLIRSKTCSYVDINLVIRSLISRIYGEHLLVKLSNNQYSNILRADVVSYNNDVSSTLGTLLYNELIHFGYPSTLQLSHHVSVFSNTDLASMKSFIKSNYSVREISHENARSSVLGTVWR from the coding sequence ATGAAAAAATCTTTAATTAATAACTTTAGTAATTCCTACTTTTGTAAGGACTATAGAAATTTAATTGAAAATAAGAAGCTGGTTTTTGTGGACGATGACGAGGGCGTACCCATTCAAAATTGGGGAATTCACTCCGAAAAGTACGCTAATTTGAAAATAAATGGAATCGAACTAGTAGAAAAGGAAAAGTTGGTTTTTGGTATCGACTCTAGTTGTATTAAGGTTGCAGAAGTCGAGGATGGTGGATTATATGCTGTGAAAGGATCCATCTGTATATCTTTTAAGGGTAAACCTGCTGCGCATTTAAAAATTGGCCCGTTAATTTTTTATCTTAACGAAGAAGCTCTTCAGAATCTTCGACTTGAGCACAATGTTTCCAAACTAATACTCTTTAATGACGATTATGCAAAAAAATTTTTGAGAGTAAACATAGAAAGGTATATTCAGTTTTGGCTATCAAAATTAGTTTCAAACTCTATAATACTCGTTGATGGGTCATTGAAATCTTCAATATTTGAGAATCATTTTTATGATATTTCAAAAACCATAGAAAATTCTGTTATCAACAAAAATTCATTAATTGGAATAAGTAAAAACTCCAAAATAAAGATACTAAAGTATTTGTCATATCCTTTAATAAGATCTAAGACTTGTTCCTATGTTGACATAAATCTGGTTATTAGAAGCTTGATTTCTAGGATATATGGTGAACATCTTCTAGTAAAGTTGTCTAACAATCAATACTCAAACATACTAAGGGCTGACGTAGTATCATATAATAACGATGTGAGTAGTACTTTAGGAACATTACTATATAACGAATTAATTCATTTTGGCTATCCAAGCACTCTCCAACTTTCACATCATGTCTCTGTTTTTTCAAATACGGACTTGGCAAGTATGAAGAGTTTCATAAAGTCTAATTATTCTGTTAGAGAAATTTCTCATGAGAATGCTAGATCATCTGTTTTAGGGACTGTCTGGAGATGA
- a CDS encoding nicotinamide-nucleotide adenylyltransferase, whose product MKRGLYIGRFQPFHKGHLYSLKWCSDKVDELIIAVGSSDKSFELRNPFTAGERIEIIRENITNEIKEKSDKIILIPVPDVGVHLLWTYNMDLLVPRYNIVFTNDPFTSMLYKERGVEIIYPDLISREFLSATEVRHRIANDKNWEELVPTPTIKLINEIEGVDRIKNLYNLTKSHVTKEYHN is encoded by the coding sequence TTGAAAAGAGGATTGTACATTGGAAGATTTCAACCATTTCATAAAGGGCATTTATATTCGCTCAAATGGTGCAGCGATAAGGTAGATGAGTTGATAATTGCTGTGGGAAGCTCGGACAAAAGTTTTGAATTAAGAAATCCTTTCACCGCTGGAGAAAGAATAGAAATAATTAGAGAAAATATAACCAATGAGATAAAAGAAAAAAGTGATAAAATTATTCTTATCCCAGTACCAGACGTAGGAGTACACTTACTGTGGACATATAACATGGATCTATTAGTCCCTAGATATAATATTGTATTTACAAACGATCCCTTTACTAGTATGTTATACAAAGAAAGGGGAGTTGAGATTATATATCCAGACTTAATTAGTAGAGAATTCTTGTCTGCCACAGAAGTAAGGCACAGGATTGCAAATGACAAGAACTGGGAAGAGTTGGTACCCACTCCGACGATAAAACTGATAAATGAAATCGAGGGTGTAGACAGGATAAAGAATTTATACAATTTAACAAAATCACATGTTACCAAAGAATATCATAATTAA